In one Trichlorobacter lovleyi SZ genomic region, the following are encoded:
- a CDS encoding FAD-dependent oxidoreductase: MIDTLILQKVSKKTIRNVMLFAIMLVMVSPTVILAAEKGQQHDAIVVGAGIAGLSASWELAQKGFDVAVIEMQPLYGGTATMSEGALCIVGTPEQAKAGIIDSPQIAFKDFMTYGSDQGGPGPDVEWVRYYTNKSRHEIYDWLTGLGVTFEKSAVLMPGNSVPRWHKVIGKGRGLVEPIHRACKQSSRVTFFYGHKALSLIRGKSGRISGIRAQRLKDNVSIDYLAPVVILATGGFQGNMKMVQKYWPERQPFPERILKGAGINATGSGHEMAQAVGARLFNMQYQWNYATGLQSPSDITGSRGLNAFSQQSIWVNKAGSRFVNESQDTRMTFPELIKQPGGTYWAIFDSAARNSFFISGWSRESIEEGLFNNQQNSRFVKSAPTIAELAVAAGLPPQILTETVNHWNAMVTAGSDTDFGRIGCCRTPWSNPNRIERAPFYAVQFYPLARKSMGGVSIDRSCRVLDDSGKHIPGLYAAGELTGLAGVNGKASLEGTFLGTSIMTGRVAGRAAAAELSGQTKP; this comes from the coding sequence ATGATCGATACACTAATACTTCAAAAGGTGTCTAAAAAGACCATCAGAAACGTAATGCTCTTTGCCATCATGCTGGTCATGGTTTCTCCGACCGTTATTCTGGCAGCAGAAAAAGGACAACAGCATGATGCCATCGTGGTCGGTGCCGGCATAGCGGGACTTTCTGCCAGCTGGGAACTGGCGCAGAAAGGTTTTGATGTTGCCGTCATTGAGATGCAACCTCTCTATGGCGGGACCGCGACGATGAGCGAGGGGGCACTCTGCATCGTAGGCACACCGGAGCAGGCGAAGGCCGGCATCATTGATTCACCGCAGATCGCCTTTAAAGATTTCATGACCTATGGTAGTGATCAGGGCGGTCCCGGTCCCGATGTCGAATGGGTGCGCTACTACACCAACAAGTCTCGCCATGAAATCTACGACTGGCTTACTGGACTGGGCGTCACTTTTGAGAAGAGCGCGGTCCTTATGCCGGGAAATAGTGTGCCGCGCTGGCATAAGGTTATCGGCAAGGGAAGAGGACTGGTCGAACCGATCCACCGGGCCTGCAAGCAAAGCAGCAGGGTAACGTTTTTCTACGGACATAAGGCGCTTTCGTTGATCAGGGGTAAAAGCGGCAGGATTTCAGGCATTCGGGCACAACGGCTCAAAGATAACGTATCTATCGATTATCTTGCACCGGTCGTAATACTGGCAACAGGCGGGTTTCAGGGCAATATGAAGATGGTGCAAAAATATTGGCCTGAAAGACAGCCGTTTCCTGAACGGATACTGAAAGGTGCCGGAATAAACGCCACGGGCTCAGGCCATGAAATGGCCCAGGCCGTAGGCGCCCGATTGTTCAACATGCAGTACCAGTGGAATTACGCCACCGGGCTGCAAAGCCCATCCGATATCACCGGTTCGCGAGGGTTGAACGCTTTCAGTCAGCAATCGATCTGGGTCAACAAGGCAGGCTCACGTTTCGTAAATGAATCTCAAGACACCAGGATGACATTTCCCGAACTGATCAAACAGCCCGGCGGCACCTACTGGGCGATATTCGACAGTGCGGCCCGCAACAGTTTTTTCATATCCGGCTGGAGCCGGGAGTCAATCGAAGAGGGGCTTTTCAATAATCAACAAAACAGCAGGTTCGTAAAATCTGCACCGACTATAGCAGAGCTGGCTGTGGCTGCGGGACTTCCCCCGCAGATACTTACTGAAACCGTGAATCATTGGAATGCCATGGTAACTGCTGGTAGCGACACTGATTTTGGCCGCATCGGCTGCTGCCGGACCCCCTGGTCCAATCCGAACAGGATCGAACGGGCGCCTTTTTACGCCGTACAATTCTACCCGCTGGCACGTAAGAGCATGGGTGGCGTATCTATCGATCGGTCCTGTCGGGTTTTAGATGACTCGGGAAAGCACATTCCCGGCCTGTATGCCGCTGGCGAACTGACCGGCCTCGCCGGTGTCAATGGAAAGGCTTCACTTGAAGGAACATTCCTGGGAACCTCCATCATGACTGGCCGTGTGGCGGGACGGGCAGCTGCGGCAGAGCTGTCAGGGCAAACAAAACCATAA
- the lepB gene encoding signal peptidase I — protein sequence MINKFILISAILLLGIASVAGALYIRENVVKAYKIPAASMEPTLLVGDHILVDRSKAARPPRRGDLIVFKYPEDPSKDFVKRVVAVAGDTVEIKDKILLINGKAVNEPYVVHKEKEIFPATENPRDNLPLLKIAAASFFVMGDNRDRSYDSRFWGTVSKDKIKGTVKSIYWSWDRTTMSVRWDRIGKAVQ from the coding sequence ATGATCAACAAGTTTATTTTGATTAGCGCAATTTTGCTGTTAGGTATCGCGTCTGTAGCAGGGGCATTGTATATCAGAGAAAATGTTGTGAAGGCGTACAAGATTCCAGCAGCAAGTATGGAGCCTACCCTGCTCGTTGGAGATCATATTTTGGTTGACCGTAGCAAGGCTGCACGGCCCCCCAGGCGAGGAGACCTGATAGTTTTCAAATATCCTGAAGATCCGTCAAAAGATTTCGTAAAACGTGTTGTTGCTGTAGCCGGTGATACGGTTGAGATAAAAGACAAAATTCTGCTTATCAATGGAAAAGCCGTTAATGAGCCTTACGTTGTGCATAAGGAAAAAGAGATATTCCCGGCAACTGAAAATCCACGTGACAATCTTCCGCTCCTAAAAATTGCAGCTGCTTCCTTTTTTGTAATGGGTGACAATCGCGACAGAAGCTATGACAGTCGTTTTTGGGGCACTGTTTCTAAAGACAAAATCAAAGGGACGGTCAAATCAATCTATTGGTCATGGGATAGAACCACTATGTCAGTTCGCTGGGACAGAATTGGTAAGGCTGTTCAATGA
- a CDS encoding response regulator, with translation MRILVVEDEKKVAAFIKRGLEEEGYQVDAVHDGEEGVRQAQEQPYDLLILDVMLPSKDGLSVVRELRQAGTVMPVLMLTARDTTDDIVAGLDAGSDDYLTKPFAFAELSARVRALARRIGRDRGAELVVADLRMDPLSRKVWRGDKEIELTIKEYGLLEFLMRNAGTVVTRNMIAEKVWEHSFESFTNIIDVYVNYVRKKVDKGFDRKLIHTVRGQGYTLKAE, from the coding sequence ATGCGGATCTTAGTGGTTGAAGATGAAAAGAAGGTGGCAGCCTTTATCAAGCGGGGACTTGAGGAGGAAGGGTATCAGGTTGATGCCGTGCATGATGGCGAAGAGGGGGTCCGTCAGGCACAGGAGCAGCCCTATGACCTGCTGATCCTTGATGTGATGCTGCCCAGCAAGGATGGCCTCAGCGTGGTACGGGAACTGCGTCAGGCCGGTACGGTGATGCCGGTGTTGATGCTGACGGCCCGGGACACCACCGATGATATCGTGGCCGGCCTGGATGCCGGGTCTGATGACTACCTGACCAAGCCGTTCGCCTTTGCCGAACTGTCGGCCCGGGTGCGGGCTCTTGCCCGGCGGATCGGTCGTGACCGCGGCGCAGAGCTGGTGGTGGCGGACCTGCGGATGGATCCGCTTTCACGCAAGGTCTGGCGTGGCGACAAGGAGATCGAGCTGACCATCAAGGAGTACGGGCTGCTGGAGTTCCTGATGCGCAATGCCGGTACGGTGGTCACCCGCAATATGATTGCCGAGAAGGTCTGGGAGCATTCTTTTGAATCCTTTACAAATATTATCGATGTATATGTCAATTATGTGCGTAAAAAGGTGGATAAAGGCTTTGATCGCAAACTGATACACACGGTGCGCGGTCAGGGCTATACCCTCAAGGCAGAGTAG
- a CDS encoding alpha/beta fold hydrolase, whose translation MIAKNAFINGNMIAYDDVGTGPAVMLIHGFPLNRSMWRPQLGDLVAAGYRVITSDLRGFGESDAPDGTYSMDLFSDDLISLLDHLEIEQAVAAGMSMGGYVLFNLLARYPERISGAVFVVTRSVADDEAGRARRLQLATELLTFGPQVVADSFHPLMFAPGTVEARPKLAEEVYDWMVANASRGLAGGLLAMRERPDVTPLLPSITTPSLVIAAEQDKACPLEHPHMIANNISASQLAVIADAGHLVNLEQPNGFNHCLLEFLRKVAPTALNDGTIGCHC comes from the coding sequence ATGATTGCAAAAAATGCGTTTATAAACGGTAACATGATCGCCTATGACGATGTCGGGACCGGACCGGCGGTTATGCTGATCCACGGCTTCCCCCTGAACCGCAGTATGTGGCGGCCGCAGCTGGGTGATCTGGTGGCAGCCGGGTACCGGGTCATTACCTCTGATCTACGGGGATTTGGTGAAAGTGATGCGCCTGATGGGACCTACAGCATGGATCTGTTCAGTGATGATCTGATCAGCCTGCTGGATCATCTGGAGATTGAGCAGGCAGTGGCGGCGGGGATGTCCATGGGCGGCTATGTGCTGTTCAACCTGCTGGCCCGCTATCCTGAGCGGATCAGTGGCGCTGTCTTTGTGGTGACCCGTTCTGTTGCAGATGATGAGGCTGGCCGCGCACGGCGCTTACAGCTTGCAACAGAGCTGCTTACATTTGGCCCGCAGGTGGTTGCTGACAGCTTTCATCCTCTGATGTTTGCACCGGGTACTGTGGAGGCACGCCCGAAACTTGCCGAAGAGGTCTATGACTGGATGGTGGCCAATGCAAGCCGGGGGCTGGCAGGCGGGCTGCTTGCCATGCGTGAACGCCCGGATGTAACCCCGCTGCTCCCCTCCATCACCACGCCGTCACTGGTGATAGCAGCAGAACAGGACAAGGCCTGCCCCCTTGAGCATCCCCACATGATCGCCAACAACATCAGCGCAAGCCAGCTTGCCGTCATTGCCGATGCCGGTCATCTGGTGAACCTTGAACAGCCGAACGGGTTTAATCACTGCCTGCTGGAGTTCCTGCGCAAGGTTGCTCCCACAGCGCTGAATGACGGTACGATTGGATGCCACTGCTGA
- a CDS encoding adenosine deaminase has protein sequence MNLTNIPRQALPELLCRMPKAELHIHIEGSLEPELIFALAERNRLQLAYPTIESLRAAYAFTNLQSFLDIYYAGASVLQTEQDFFDMAWAYLLRAKADNVVHAEIFFDPQTHTARGIPFATIINGLDRAIQQGRNELGISAALILCFLRHLTEADAFTVLEEALPFRDKFIGVGLDSGEKGNPPEKFSRVFARCRELGLRLVAHAGEEGTAEYIWHALDLLQAERIDHGVHCLDDPQLVTRLVQQQVPLTVCPLSNVKLRVFPDLAAHNIARLLACGIRATINSDDPAYFGGYLNQNYLETFAALPELGAAEAYQLARNSFEASFVDAEVKAGWIRELDQFFQQQCDKI, from the coding sequence ATGAACCTCACCAACATTCCACGCCAGGCCCTGCCTGAGCTGCTCTGCCGGATGCCAAAGGCTGAACTGCATATCCATATTGAAGGATCGCTGGAGCCGGAACTTATCTTTGCCCTGGCAGAGCGGAACCGGCTGCAACTAGCCTACCCCACCATTGAGTCGCTGCGGGCAGCCTATGCCTTTACCAACCTGCAGAGTTTTCTGGATATCTACTATGCCGGGGCCAGTGTGCTGCAGACCGAACAGGATTTCTTTGACATGGCCTGGGCCTACCTGCTGCGGGCCAAGGCAGATAACGTTGTCCATGCCGAGATCTTTTTTGATCCCCAGACCCATACGGCCCGGGGGATTCCGTTTGCAACCATCATCAACGGGCTGGACCGGGCGATCCAGCAGGGCCGGAACGAGCTGGGGATCAGCGCGGCCCTGATACTCTGCTTTCTGCGCCACCTGACTGAAGCAGATGCCTTTACGGTGCTGGAAGAGGCGCTGCCGTTCCGGGACAAATTCATCGGGGTCGGGCTTGATAGCGGAGAAAAAGGCAATCCGCCGGAGAAGTTCAGCAGGGTCTTTGCCCGCTGCCGGGAACTGGGGCTGCGGCTGGTGGCCCATGCCGGTGAAGAGGGCACTGCTGAGTATATCTGGCATGCCCTTGATCTGCTGCAGGCAGAACGGATCGACCACGGTGTACACTGCCTGGATGACCCGCAGCTGGTGACCCGGCTGGTGCAGCAGCAGGTTCCGCTGACGGTCTGCCCGCTCTCCAACGTGAAGCTGCGGGTGTTCCCCGACCTTGCGGCCCACAACATTGCCAGGCTGCTGGCCTGCGGCATCAGGGCCACCATCAACTCTGATGATCCGGCCTATTTTGGTGGCTACCTGAACCAGAACTATCTGGAGACCTTTGCAGCGCTGCCGGAACTTGGGGCAGCGGAAGCATACCAACTGGCCCGCAACAGCTTTGAGGCAAGCTTTGTGGATGCAGAGGTTAAGGCTGGCTGGATCAGGGAGCTTGATCAGTTCTTCCAGCAGCAGTGTGATAAGATCTAA
- a CDS encoding DUF1697 domain-containing protein has protein sequence MKYVALLRGINVGKNNRIEMKSLKSLFETHGYGNVSTYINSGNVIFESNKPPELLVTEIESGLREKTGANISVLVKTVDQLAQIAAQIPDNWKNDTEQRTDIAYLFDKADTEESINELPIRREFLDVRYTAGALIWNVKRENYNKSQLNKIIGHRLYQYMTIRNVNTARHLAGL, from the coding sequence ATGAAGTATGTAGCGCTGCTTCGTGGAATTAATGTCGGCAAGAACAATCGAATTGAGATGAAAAGCCTGAAATCATTATTTGAAACACATGGCTACGGCAATGTATCGACGTACATTAATTCTGGTAATGTCATTTTTGAGTCAAACAAGCCGCCAGAGCTATTGGTGACTGAAATTGAATCCGGTTTACGGGAGAAGACCGGCGCAAACATATCGGTATTGGTAAAAACAGTAGATCAACTGGCGCAGATCGCTGCGCAAATCCCGGACAACTGGAAAAATGATACGGAGCAACGTACCGATATCGCATACCTGTTTGACAAGGCCGATACAGAAGAGAGTATCAACGAGCTGCCAATACGACGAGAGTTCCTTGATGTCAGATATACCGCCGGAGCGCTGATATGGAATGTTAAACGGGAAAACTACAACAAAAGCCAGTTAAACAAGATAATTGGTCACAGACTTTATCAGTACATGACCATCAGAAATGTCAATACGGCCAGGCATCTGGCGGGACTATAG
- a CDS encoding VOC family protein has protein sequence MNKQAKNTICLWYDGDAEEAAQFYAKTFPDSSVGAVYLAPGDFPSGKKGDVLTVEFTVMGIPCLGLNGGPEVKHNWAFSFQVATVDQAETDRYWNAIVSNGGEENVCGWCRDKWGLSWQITPIALTKAISDPDPAAAKRAFDAMLEMKKIDIAAIEAARRG, from the coding sequence ATGAATAAACAAGCAAAGAATACGATTTGCCTTTGGTACGATGGCGATGCCGAGGAGGCTGCACAATTTTATGCCAAGACCTTTCCCGATTCATCCGTTGGTGCGGTGTATCTCGCGCCCGGAGACTTTCCGTCCGGGAAAAAAGGCGATGTGTTGACGGTCGAATTTACGGTCATGGGAATTCCCTGCCTGGGGCTCAATGGCGGCCCGGAGGTCAAGCACAACTGGGCATTCTCGTTTCAGGTCGCAACCGTTGACCAGGCTGAAACAGATCGTTACTGGAACGCCATCGTCAGTAACGGCGGCGAAGAGAATGTCTGCGGCTGGTGCAGAGACAAATGGGGGCTATCCTGGCAGATTACGCCAATCGCTCTGACCAAAGCGATATCTGATCCCGACCCTGCCGCCGCCAAGCGTGCTTTCGATGCGATGTTGGAGATGAAAAAGATCGACATTGCAGCAATTGAGGCGGCGCGGCGAGGTTGA
- a CDS encoding cytochrome c3 family protein, which translates to MIPATVLFCVMTAVVFSQPCIAAQREQAKYGGGECAGCHGHVRKLPQAHPDTKVMNLQSCKTCHTKENRDIREKLPGSHYHLLANIRCEQCHGKDHDLKVPTMEQCVACHGSTTKLAEKTKGVKPRNPHFSPHYGTELDCNFCHHQHTKSENYCLQCHSFGFKIP; encoded by the coding sequence ATGATTCCAGCAACGGTTTTGTTCTGTGTCATGACGGCGGTTGTATTCAGCCAGCCCTGCATTGCTGCCCAAAGAGAACAGGCAAAATATGGTGGCGGCGAGTGCGCCGGATGTCATGGGCACGTCAGAAAATTGCCGCAGGCGCACCCGGATACCAAAGTCATGAATCTTCAGTCTTGCAAGACATGTCATACCAAAGAGAACAGGGATATACGGGAAAAACTGCCGGGGAGCCACTATCATCTGCTGGCAAACATCAGATGTGAACAATGTCATGGAAAGGACCATGACCTGAAAGTTCCGACCATGGAGCAATGTGTTGCCTGTCATGGCAGCACGACAAAGCTTGCGGAAAAGACAAAAGGCGTCAAACCGAGAAATCCTCATTTCTCTCCGCATTACGGGACGGAACTCGATTGCAACTTCTGTCATCACCAGCACACCAAATCAGAAAATTATTGCCTGCAGTGCCACTCTTTTGGCTTCAAAATTCCATGA
- a CDS encoding 4Fe-4S binding protein yields MSDRYVQPLRMLVQLAFLGLSLLIGFQFYRFIEAVQQGLDTVSRPAAVDAFLPISGLFGTAAWLKGGGINPVHPAAVVIFVTIIAVSLLLRRAFCSWICPVGTVSEWLWKLGFNKLQRNWLPPRWLDLGLRGIKYLLLAFFLFSTVSWSLAMLQGFLGSGYHAISDVKLLQLFRSPSITTLAVVGLLVALSIPLRNPFCRFVCPYGALLSLVSLASPLAVQRDLKKCVSCGVCSQVCPSRIDVMHANRVNNPECLGCWRCISHCRVNTALSMRAFGRLVVPGIVFVLLVVLLFWGGTRLGKASGHWNSVVTPADYRELMAR; encoded by the coding sequence ATGTCGGATCGTTATGTCCAACCGTTGCGGATGCTGGTGCAGCTGGCCTTTCTGGGGCTCTCGCTGCTGATCGGCTTCCAGTTCTACCGTTTTATCGAGGCGGTCCAGCAGGGGCTGGATACGGTCAGCCGTCCTGCTGCTGTTGATGCCTTTCTGCCGATCTCCGGTCTGTTCGGTACGGCAGCCTGGCTGAAGGGGGGGGGCATCAACCCGGTCCATCCGGCAGCGGTGGTGATCTTTGTCACCATCATTGCGGTGTCGCTGCTACTGCGACGGGCCTTCTGCTCCTGGATCTGTCCGGTGGGTACGGTCTCGGAATGGCTCTGGAAGCTGGGTTTTAACAAGCTGCAGCGCAACTGGCTGCCACCCCGTTGGCTTGACCTGGGACTGCGCGGCATCAAGTACCTGCTGCTGGCTTTTTTCCTCTTCAGCACGGTCTCCTGGTCCCTGGCGATGCTGCAGGGCTTTCTGGGCAGCGGTTACCACGCCATATCAGACGTCAAACTGCTGCAGCTGTTCCGCTCACCCTCAATCACCACCCTGGCGGTGGTGGGGCTGCTGGTGGCCCTGTCCATTCCGCTGCGGAATCCGTTCTGTCGTTTTGTCTGCCCCTACGGTGCGCTGTTAAGCCTGGTTTCGCTGGCCTCACCGCTGGCAGTGCAGCGTGATCTGAAGAAGTGTGTCTCCTGCGGGGTCTGCAGCCAGGTCTGCCCTTCACGGATTGATGTCATGCATGCGAACCGGGTCAACAACCCGGAATGTCTGGGCTGTTGGCGTTGTATCAGCCATTGCCGGGTCAATACCGCCCTCAGCATGCGGGCCTTTGGCAGGCTGGTGGTGCCGGGGATCGTATTTGTTTTGCTGGTTGTTCTGCTGTTCTGGGGAGGAACCCGGCTCGGCAAGGCCAGCGGGCATTGGAATTCTGTGGTGACACCGGCTGATTACCGGGAGCTGATGGCGAGGTGA
- a CDS encoding DegQ family serine endoprotease yields the protein MMKVRHVVIICMLAVATLFTLTTLQAEAKPVSPDFVELSKRLKPTVVNIRTTKNIKPRAGSPFMGSDPFADLFGQFFGQQAPQQPRKQQGMGTGFIISADGFILTNNHVVNGADEIMVKLSDGREIKAELKGLDDKLDVALLKISDKAVLPFAELGDSDALEVGEWVMAIGNPFGLAHTVTAGIVSAKGRVIGSGPYDDYIQTDASINPGNSGGPLFSSSGKVIGINTAIIANGQGIGFAIPINMAKSVAEQLKATGKVVRGYLGVNFDRLSPKLAKSLGLASDKGVIVTHVEKGSPADKAGLKIEDVIVQFDGKPVNAETDLPKVVAGTPVGKQVQIVVFRKAKRLVLSATVAQGRSGSTVGEPATASIGISVRELTPELARQLGLKDAKGLVVSEVKPGSSADEAGMVRGDLVLEFNGQPVDSLEGFAALAAKVAKGEVVRLLLRRPDGSFGYVAVTAE from the coding sequence ATGATGAAAGTAAGACATGTGGTAATTATCTGTATGCTGGCGGTTGCAACCCTGTTTACCCTGACCACGCTCCAGGCTGAGGCAAAACCGGTCAGCCCGGATTTTGTTGAGCTGTCCAAACGTCTGAAACCAACAGTGGTCAACATTCGTACAACCAAAAACATCAAACCAAGGGCCGGCAGTCCGTTCATGGGTAGTGATCCGTTCGCGGATCTGTTCGGGCAGTTCTTCGGCCAGCAGGCGCCGCAACAACCCCGTAAGCAGCAGGGGATGGGAACCGGTTTCATCATCAGTGCCGACGGCTTTATCCTGACCAACAACCATGTGGTCAACGGTGCTGACGAGATCATGGTCAAACTTTCCGATGGCCGTGAGATCAAGGCGGAGCTGAAAGGGCTGGATGACAAGCTTGATGTGGCCCTGCTCAAGATCAGCGACAAGGCGGTCCTGCCGTTTGCCGAACTGGGGGACAGCGATGCCCTGGAAGTCGGCGAGTGGGTCATGGCAATCGGTAACCCGTTCGGTCTGGCCCATACCGTGACCGCCGGGATCGTCAGTGCCAAGGGGCGGGTGATCGGTAGCGGTCCCTATGATGACTATATCCAGACCGATGCCTCCATCAACCCCGGCAACTCCGGTGGACCGCTCTTCAGCAGCAGCGGCAAGGTGATCGGGATCAATACCGCTATTATTGCCAATGGCCAGGGAATCGGCTTTGCGATCCCGATCAATATGGCCAAGTCGGTTGCCGAACAGCTCAAGGCTACCGGCAAGGTGGTGCGGGGCTACCTGGGGGTCAATTTTGACAGGTTGAGCCCGAAACTGGCCAAGTCACTGGGGCTGGCTTCTGATAAAGGGGTGATTGTCACCCATGTTGAGAAAGGCTCACCTGCTGATAAAGCCGGTCTCAAGATAGAGGATGTAATCGTCCAGTTTGATGGTAAGCCGGTGAATGCTGAGACCGATCTGCCCAAGGTGGTGGCCGGTACCCCGGTGGGCAAGCAGGTCCAGATTGTGGTCTTCCGCAAAGCCAAACGTCTTGTCCTTTCAGCGACGGTCGCACAGGGACGCTCCGGCAGTACCGTCGGCGAACCGGCCACTGCCAGCATCGGCATCAGTGTACGTGAGCTGACCCCTGAGCTGGCCCGCCAGCTTGGTCTGAAGGATGCAAAAGGACTGGTCGTCTCCGAGGTAAAACCCGGTTCCTCCGCCGATGAGGCCGGTATGGTGCGGGGAGACCTGGTGCTGGAGTTCAACGGGCAGCCGGTTGACAGCCTGGAAGGGTTTGCCGCACTGGCGGCAAAGGTTGCCAAAGGTGAGGTGGTGCGTCTGTTGCTGCGCCGCCCGGATGGTAGTTTCGGGTATGTTGCTGTAACAGCGGAGTAA
- a CDS encoding IS481 family transposase, with protein MTTAEKVSRRKLSLLDLAADLSNVSRACKLMGYSRQQFYEIRRNYQTYGSAGLVDRLPGARGPHPNRVEEAVEQAILDHCLAHPSHGPVRVAHELMLKGVQVSSGGVRGVWSRHSLLSKHERFLRLEKSVREQAFELSDEQIRVLERFSPEFRERHIETKHTGDLVAVDTFFVGTLKGVGKVYLQSVIDCYSRYAWGRLYTNKLPVTAVHVLNEDVLPFFEKHNARISTVLSDNGREFCGRPDNHPYELFLQLEEIEHRTTKVRRPQSNGFVERLHRTLLDEHFRIMGRTKWYESLDEMQADLETYLKTYNYNRPHQGRNMLGRTPYTVFIDGLPKNDDSDTEDYKLAA; from the coding sequence ATGACCACCGCAGAGAAAGTATCACGAAGAAAGCTCAGTTTGCTAGACCTGGCCGCTGATCTTTCAAATGTCAGCAGAGCCTGTAAGCTTATGGGCTATTCACGGCAGCAGTTCTATGAAATCCGTCGTAACTATCAGACGTATGGCTCAGCAGGCTTGGTTGATCGGCTACCCGGTGCCAGAGGCCCACATCCTAATCGTGTAGAGGAAGCTGTTGAGCAGGCTATTCTGGATCATTGCCTGGCTCATCCCTCCCATGGCCCTGTTCGGGTTGCCCATGAGTTGATGCTTAAAGGAGTGCAGGTCAGTTCTGGAGGTGTCCGTGGTGTTTGGAGCAGGCACAGCCTTCTGAGCAAGCATGAGCGGTTTCTCCGGCTTGAAAAGAGTGTCAGAGAGCAGGCGTTTGAACTGTCAGATGAACAGATCCGCGTCTTGGAGCGTTTTAGCCCTGAGTTCCGTGAGCGTCACATTGAAACAAAGCATACCGGCGATCTTGTAGCAGTGGATACCTTCTTTGTCGGCACCCTGAAAGGCGTCGGTAAAGTCTATCTGCAATCAGTCATTGACTGCTACTCACGCTACGCCTGGGGCAGGCTCTATACCAACAAACTGCCGGTCACCGCTGTTCATGTACTCAATGAAGACGTACTGCCGTTCTTTGAAAAACATAACGCCAGGATCAGCACCGTCTTGTCAGACAACGGCAGAGAGTTCTGCGGCAGACCAGACAACCATCCCTACGAACTGTTCTTGCAGCTTGAGGAAATTGAACACCGCACCACCAAAGTAAGAAGGCCACAGAGCAACGGCTTTGTCGAACGGCTACACAGAACCTTGCTGGACGAGCATTTCCGTATCATGGGACGCACCAAGTGGTACGAATCGCTGGACGAGATGCAGGCTGATCTGGAAACCTATCTCAAGACCTACAACTATAACCGCCCACACCAGGGCAGAAACATGCTTGGCAGGACACCGTACACAGTTTTCATAGACGGCTTGCCAAAGAACGACGATTCAGATACTGAGGACTACAAACTGGCAGCGTAA